AAGGCGACCAGCAGGGAAAAGAACATGGCGATGGAGGCGTTCACGGGAATGGGCCTCATATAGGGACCCATGAGGCCGGACACAAAGGCCATCGGCAACAGCGCCGCAATGACCGTGAAAGTGGCCAGGATGGTCGGGTTGCCGACCTCGTCCACGGCGTAGATCGCCGCCTCGCGGTGTGCACGGCGCCGGAGTTGCAAATGACGGTAGGTGTTCTCCACGACCACGATCGCGTCATCCACCAGAATGCCGATCGAGAAGATCAGCGCGAACAGGGTCACGCGGTTGATCGTGTAGCCGATCAACATCGAGGTGAACAGCGTGAGGGCCAGGGTCAACGGAATCGCGACTGAGACCACCAGCGCCGGCCGGGGTCCCAAGGCCAGCCCGAGAAACACGACCACGGCCACGACGGCGATGAGCAGATGCCACAGCAGCTCGTTGGCCTTCTCGTTCGCCGTCTCCCCATAGTCCCGCGTCACCGTCACCCGAACGTCCGCCGGAATGATCCGGCCATTCATTGCCTCGACGGTCCGGAGCACCTCGCGGGACACCTGCACGGCGTTGACGCCCCGCTGTTTGGCCACCGCGACGGTCACGGCAGGCAACTCGTGACTCGTTTCACGTTTCACGTTGAACGTTTCACGGGCGCTGGAAGCGCCAAGGCCGAACCACACATACTGGGTGACCTCTCCCGGCCCGTCGATCACATCGGCGACTTGGCGCAGATAGATCGGCCGGCCGTCACGCGCGCCGACGACGAGCGATTCGATGTCCTCGCGGGACCGAAGGAACCGGCCGGTTTCCAGGGCATATTCCCGGTTCTCGCTCTGGAATCGTCCTGACGGCAAGGCCAGGTTTTCCGCCCGGATCACCCCGGCCACCTCCAGCGGCGTGACCCCATAGGCCCTCATGCGGGCCTGGTCGATCTGCACCAGCACCTCGCGCGGCCGTCCGCCGACCAGAAATCCTCCGGACGTGCCCGGCACCTTCTTGACCTCTTCCAGCAGGTGTTCCGCCAACCGGCGCAGTTCGTCGTCGGCATAACGATCGCTCGATAGCGTGAACGTCACGATCGGGACGTCGTTGATGTCCCGCGGCTTGACCAGAAACGGTCCGGCCCCCGGCGGGAAGCTGTCCTGGTTGGACATCAGCTTGTCGTACAGGTCCACGAGGCTCTGTTCCATCGGCTCCCCGACATAGAAACGGACGATGATCAGCGCGCCGCCGGGCTTCGACATCGAATAGACGTACTCCACGCCCTTGATCTCGGAAATCTTCCGCTCGATCGGCTTGGTCAATTGCGCTTCGACGATCTGGGAGGAGGCGCCGGGAAACGGCAGGAACACGTCGGCCATCGGCACGATGATTTGCGGCTCTTCCTCGCGCGGAGTGAGGACGACCGCGAGCAGGCCCAACAGCAGCGACCCGAGTATGATGAGGGGGGTGAGTTTGCTCCCCAGGAAGAGCGAGGCCAGCCGCCCAGAGGGGCCGATACGAGAGGATTGCGTCATTGGTCTTTACGGAACGGGCGAAGCGACCGATTGGGCGATCTCCACGCGGGCTCCGTCGCTGCCTTGGCCGCCCTGGACCAACACAGACTCTCCCTGGTTGAGACCGGAGAGGACCTCGACGTGATCGCCCACCGCCCGGCCCAACTTGACCCACCGGAGATGCGCCAGCGAGTCGGACCCGACGACGTAGACGCCGGTGAGATCGCCCCGTTCGATCACCGATGTGCGAGGGACGACCAACGTCCGCCCGGATCCCTTGTCCAGTTGCATGCGCCCGAACATGCCGGCCTTCAATCCCGATGTGGGAGGCAACTCGACCTTCACGAGCACCGTATGGGTGGCCGGATCGCCGGTCGGGAGAATCTGGGCCACGGAGCCGGACAGCGATCGGCCTCCGAGCGCATCGATCGCCACGGAAACCCGATCGCCGCGCGAGAGGGATTTCAGGTCGCCCTCCGCCACCGTCGCTTCCAGGCGAAGCTGCCGAGGGTCTTCCAACCGCAACAGGGGCCGTCCCGGCGAAGCCAGCTCCCCGGCATGGATCAGTTTCTCCGTGACGAGGCCGTCGAACGGGGCCGTCACGACCGTGTAACTGACCCTGGTCCGCGCGGCCGTGCGATTGGCCTCCGCCACCTTGAACGTCCGCTCGGCGTTTTCCAATTCCTGTCTGGCCACCGAATCCTGGACGAAGAGATCCCGCATCCGTTTCAGGTGCGCCTTGGCATTGTCCGCTTCGGCTTCGGCGCGAGCCAACTCGGCGCGCAGGTCCCGGTCGTCCAACAGGACCAGCGTCTCCCCCTTCTTCACCGGCGACCCTTCCCGCACGCGCACCTCCTTGACCGCGGCCTGAATCTGGCTGGAGAGCGTGGCCTGCGTGACGGATGCCACCTGTCCCGTCACCTCCACCCGCAAGGGCACCGGGACGCTCTGCACCTCGATGACCGCGGCCTGGATCGATGGAAGCGCCGCGGAGGTCCCGGCCGGCTGCACCGGCTCGTCGCGCGGGCCGCATCCGGCGAGCCCACAGCAGAACACCGCCACGACGATCTTCCTGATCATCATCATCCGGCCCATTTGCTCATCATCATTCCCGGCGAACCCGCTTCCGAAGCGGACGTTATACGTCATGCGTCATCGGTCAATCGTTGAAAAAGACAGCGCCTGATGCTTCCCCCCCTCGGTCTCGATTGACGAATGACGATTGACGACTCTGCTCAGCCCTCCGGTATCGGCTAACTCCGCCCTTCGCCGCTCACGAGGGCCAATCTGGCCTGCCCCACCTTTAGATCGTAGAACGAGCGGAGCCGGTTCTGCTTGGCCTGATTGAGGACAAGTTCGGCGGTCAGGAGATCCAAGACCGGCGCGATCCCGGACTGATACCGGTTGCCGATGATGCGCAGGTTTTCCTCGGCCTGGGCCACGGCGCTTTCGCTCACGGCGATCCGCTCCTTCGCCGCCGCGACTCCGTAATAGGCCTCGACGACCTCCACTTCGATCTCGCGCCGCTTCGCCTCCAATTGCTCGCGCGCCTTTTCCTCCTGCGCCCGCGCCTTGCGGACATGCGCCGCGTCGCTGAGGCCGTTGAAGAGGTTCACGCTGAACATGCCGAAGGCTCCGTAGTTGCTCTGGCCGTTCGGGCCCAAGGGAAACGTGCTGTTGTTCTCGAAGCTGCCCTGAAGATTCAGATTGGGGAGATACGACGATTTGCTGAGCTTGGTGGTCATTTGCGCCTTGCGCAGCTCCGCCGCCATCATGCGATAGTCCGGTCTGGTGTCCAGCGCGCGCGCGATGACCGCCTCCAGCCTCTGATCCGCGACCGTCCCCTGGGACAGGCTGTCGGCCGTATCGACCGCTTCATTCAGCCCGATCGCGTGCTGCAAGGCGACCGCGGTGATGTGCAGCATTTGCTCCGCGCGAATGGACTCCTCCCGCAGACCCGCCAGGCGGACATCCGCCTGCAAGAGATCGGATTTCACCGTCGCCCCGCTTTTGTACCGCGCGGCGATCTGCCTGGCGTTGGCCTCCGCAATCTGCACCGCATCCGTGGCGACCTTTCGAACCGCCTTCGCGAGCGCCAGATCGTAATAGCCCCTGGTGACGGTGAAGAACACCCGTTGCCTGGCATGTTCATAGCCTTCGGTGGACGCTTGGTGCCCCAACTCGGCGATCTTGACGCCGAGTTGTTCGCGGCCGCCGTTATAGATGGGTTGGACGAGGTTCAAAGCCGACCGGTAGTTCTCGATCGAGCCGGGACGGTTGAGCGTATTGATGTCGAATCCCGCCTGGGTGAACCGGCCCTGATTGAGCTGAATGGCGAAAGATTGAGCCGGATTATTCGTGTTGGTCCAGGCTTCGATCGCGTCCAGCTTCGGCAGATAGGCGGCTTTCGCGATCTCCTGCTGGGCCTCCGCGGAGTGCAGCTCCTGCCGCGAAGCCCGCAGCACGGGGCTGTGCTGCGACGCCAGGTCGAGCGCCTCTTCCAATGTGACGGCGCGGGCGGCCTGTGCCGCGGCTTCCCCCGCGGGGAGGACGACCGCAATGTTCCATACAACGAGCGCACCGCCGAAACACAGGACCTGCGCAACTCTGCCTACGGACCAGCCCGTTGATGCCGCCGTTCGATGTCGGACCATGAGATCCCCCCTCCATACCAACCTTCGGTTGAGCTGGCCGCCCCTTTGATGGTTCTTGGCGGCCGGAGAAAACACCTCACGGGATTTCTCCCGCCTTTTCTCCATACCAACCTTCGGTTGAGCCGCGGGCCATACCAACCTTGGTTGAACCGCCCGCTCTTTATTGCTGTATCGAATATGATGCGGGCGGAGAAACCCCTTTAGCGTTTCTCTCGCCCTGGTTATGCTTCCATCGGATGGCTTCATTGACGCCCGCGGAGAAATCCCTTCAGCGAGTCTTTATTCCTCGAAACCAAGCTTCGCTAGAACCGGCGGCTCATCGGGCGAAGCCCGTCTTCATGGACGCCGCCGGAGAAACACCTCACGGGATTTCTCCCGTCTTTTCTCCATCCCAACCTTCGCTTGAACCGTCGGCTCTTTATCGTCTTTTCGTAACGGCGCCGGCGGAGAAGCACCTTGCACATTTCCCTTCCTCTGGTTTTCATACGCCGCCGGAGACCTGCCTGCCGCCGATTCCGCCGTGAACCACACCGTCGGTTAAACTCGGCGTCCCTTTACTCCTGAACACCCAGCTTTCGCAAGAGGGCCATCATCGGGCACCAGCCGGTGAAGGCCGATTGGATCAGGTTGGCCGCCACAAACGCGGCGAAGTAATTCCAGTAAAGATGCACCGTCGCTCCCAGCACAACCGCCGACAGCACGAATGCGCCGGCAATCAGACGCAACCATTCGTTCAGATTCATGGGCGTCACCTCCCTCCTCGCTACCACTTGGAGAGAGTGGCGCGTGGAAAGGATTCATGGCGTGCCGGCGCCCCGATGGCGTCAGGAGCCTCCAGCGCCCTCTGTCGCTCACATGGGAGGAAGTTGGCTCAGGATTTCCCGTTCCGCCTCAAGCCAATCGTCCAGCGCGGACCCCTCTCGATAGCCGCGTAGGGCATGGAGTTCGTACGCCCGTTTCTGGATCTGGGCGTGGAGGTCTTCGCAGGGTCGGACAGGATAGATGGCCACTCTCGTGGCCGGAGACGCTTCAGCCTCACTTGCCTGCATTTCGGCGGGAGCGGTCGGCTGTTGCCTCGGTTTTCTCTCCTTGCCTGCGCGGGATGCGGTCGGTTTGATGTC
The DNA window shown above is from Nitrospira tepida and carries:
- a CDS encoding efflux RND transporter periplasmic adaptor subunit; translation: MTYNVRFGSGFAGNDDEQMGRMMMIRKIVVAVFCCGLAGCGPRDEPVQPAGTSAALPSIQAAVIEVQSVPVPLRVEVTGQVASVTQATLSSQIQAAVKEVRVREGSPVKKGETLVLLDDRDLRAELARAEAEADNAKAHLKRMRDLFVQDSVARQELENAERTFKVAEANRTAARTRVSYTVVTAPFDGLVTEKLIHAGELASPGRPLLRLEDPRQLRLEATVAEGDLKSLSRGDRVSVAIDALGGRSLSGSVAQILPTGDPATHTVLVKVELPPTSGLKAGMFGRMQLDKGSGRTLVVPRTSVIERGDLTGVYVVGSDSLAHLRWVKLGRAVGDHVEVLSGLNQGESVLVQGGQGSDGARVEIAQSVASPVP
- a CDS encoding TolC family protein, giving the protein MVRHRTAASTGWSVGRVAQVLCFGGALVVWNIAVVLPAGEAAAQAARAVTLEEALDLASQHSPVLRASRQELHSAEAQQEIAKAAYLPKLDAIEAWTNTNNPAQSFAIQLNQGRFTQAGFDINTLNRPGSIENYRSALNLVQPIYNGGREQLGVKIAELGHQASTEGYEHARQRVFFTVTRGYYDLALAKAVRKVATDAVQIAEANARQIAARYKSGATVKSDLLQADVRLAGLREESIRAEQMLHITAVALQHAIGLNEAVDTADSLSQGTVADQRLEAVIARALDTRPDYRMMAAELRKAQMTTKLSKSSYLPNLNLQGSFENNSTFPLGPNGQSNYGAFGMFSVNLFNGLSDAAHVRKARAQEEKAREQLEAKRREIEVEVVEAYYGVAAAKERIAVSESAVAQAEENLRIIGNRYQSGIAPVLDLLTAELVLNQAKQNRLRSFYDLKVGQARLALVSGEGRS
- a CDS encoding YgaP family membrane protein, which codes for MNLNEWLRLIAGAFVLSAVVLGATVHLYWNYFAAFVAANLIQSAFTGWCPMMALLRKLGVQE
- a CDS encoding DUF2934 domain-containing protein, with translation MDIKPTASRAGKERKPRQQPTAPAEMQASEAEASPATRVAIYPVRPCEDLHAQIQKRAYELHALRGYREGSALDDWLEAEREILSQLPPM